The uncultured Bacteroides sp. DNA segment CAACTACGGTTACTTCTAACGGTTCGGTTAATGGTATGCATGATAGCATGATGCCCCTTAGTGGTGCAGTGGAAATGCTCAATATGCAGATTAATACTTGGTTTGGTGGCGTAGGGGTTGGTTTTTTAAACTACTATGCATTTATTATTATAGCGGTATTTATTAGTGGCCTGATGGTTGGTCGAACGCCTGAATTTCTTGGTAAAAAGATCGAGGCTAGAGAGATGAAAATCGCTTCTATTATAGTTTTGTTCCATCCATTTATCATTCTTGCCGGCACAGCTCTTTCTACTTATTTGTTTGTGTATGCACCCGGATATGCGGCAGCTGAAGGAGGCTGGCTCAATAACGGAGGATTTCATGGATTAAGCGAGATGTTTTATGAATATACTTCATCGGCTGCTAATAATGGTTCAGGCTTTGAAGGATTAATTGATAATACTCCATTCTGGAATATATCGACAGGAATAGTTCTGATCCTATCTCGATTCATTCCCATTATCGGGCAAGTGGCCATAGCTGGATTACTCGCTGAAAAGAAACAAATTCCCGAAAGTGCCGGAACTCTGAAAACAGATACTACAACATTTGGAATAATGACATTTGCTGTCATTTTCATTATTGCAGCATTGTCATTCTTTCCTGTACATGCATTAAGTACCATTGCCGAATATTTAAGTTTGTAATTTAAGATATTAAATTGAATATGAAAAATGATGAAGTTTCCTTATTTAAAAAGGAACAGGTTATAGAAAGTCTGAAACAATCATTCGTGAAGTTAGATCCACGAATAATGATCAAAAATCCAATTATGTTCACCGTTGAGGCTTGCACATTAGTGATGCTACCGGTAACTTTTTATTCTATTACTAATAGTTCTCAAGGTTCATTTGGATACAACCTCCTGGTCTTTTTTATACTGTTTCTAACTCTTTTATTTGCCAATTTTGCCGAAGCAATAGCCGAGGCAAGAGGCAAAGCACAGACAGATAGCTTACGTAAGACTCTTAAAGAGACACCTGCCAAGAAAATAGAAAAAGGCGTAGTAGTGACAGTTAGCAGTGCACTCTTGAAGAAAGGGGACGTTTTTATCTGCGAAGCCGGTGATATAATACCTTCCGATGGTGAAATTATTGAGGGACTGGCTTCAATAGATGAGAGTGCCATCACAGGCGAAAGTGCTCCGGTTATTCGTGAGGCGGGTGGTGATAAAAGTTCTGTTACCGGCGGTACGAAGATATTGTCAGATCAAATTAAAGTTCTGGTTACGACAGAGCCCGGTGAAAGTTTTCTTGATAAGATGATTGCCTTGGTAGAAGGAGCTTCACGCAAAAAAACGCCTAATGAAATAGCGCTGACTATTTTACTTGCCGGTTTTGCTTTGGTGTTTGTCATTGTGTGTATCACATTGAAGCCCTTTGGCGATTATGCCGGGGCCACTCTTACCATCGCTTCTCTTATTTCTTTGTTTGTATGCCTCATACCTACTACCATAGGAGGGTTGCTCTCTGCTATTGGTATTGCGGGAATGAATCGTGCATTGCGTGCCAATGTGATTACTAAATCAGGAAAAGCGGTAGAAACAGCCGGTGATATTGATACTCTCTTGCTTGATAAAACAGGAACAATCACCATTGGTAACCGTAAAGCAACAAAGTTTTACCCACGGCAAGATAAGGCGATGAATATTGAAATGCAGAACTTTGTACAAAGCTGTATGCTATCTTCTGTTTCCGATGATACTCCCGAAGGTAAATCGATAGTAGCATTAGGGCGTGAAAGTGGTTTTCGTATGAGGGATTTGGATACAATTGGCACGCATATGGTTAAGTTCACTGCTGAGACAAAATGTAGTGGTATTGATTTGCCAGATGGCACAGAGATACGTAAAGGGGCATTTGAAGCCATTCGTAAAATCACTGAAGAAGCCAATTATCCGTTTCCAAAAGAAATGGAAGAACAAGTGCATGCCATTTCCAATAATGGAGGTACACCGCTGGTGGTGTGTATAAATAAGCAAGTGGTAGGAGTCATTGAATTGCAGGATATTATTAAACCGGGAATTCAGGAACGTTTTGAACGCTTGCATAAGATGGGTGTAAAAACAGTAATGGTAACCGGAGATAATCCGCTTACAGCTAAATATATTGCAGAAAAGGCAGGGGTTGATGATTTTATAGCCGAAGCAAAGCCTGAAGATAAAATGAATTATATCAAAAAAGAACAGGATTTGGGTAAACTGGTTGCCATGATGGGAGACGGAACAAATGATGCTCCGGCATTGGCCCAAGCTAACGTTGGTGTAGCCATGAATAGCGGAACTCAAGCTGCTAAAGAAGCCGGTAATATGGTGGATCTGGATAATGATCCTACTAAATTAATTGAGATCGTAGAAATAGGCAAACAGTTACTAATGACCCGTGGTACATTGACTACTTTTTCTATTGCCAATGATGTGGCTAAATATTTTGCTATAGTTCCAGCTTTATTTATGATTGCGATACCTCCGTTGGCAGCATTGAATATAATGCAGTTGCACAGTCCGGAAAGTGCTATTTTAAGCGCTATCATATTTAATGCCATCATTATTCCTCTTTTAATACCATTGGCCTTAAGAGGCGTGCAATATAAACCTATTGGGGCTTCAGCCTTACTTCGTCGAAATTTGCTCATATATGGTTTAGGGGGTGTGCTTGTTCCGTTTGTCGGAATCAAATTAATAGATATAGTCGTAGGTTTATTTTTCTAACAGATTAAAAATATAGAGATATGAAGGATTTAATAAAATCGATAAAAATAACTTTTTCCTTTTGTGTTTTGTTTGGAGTAACTTATGTTTTTGTGCTTTGGGCGGTTGCCCAATTTCTTGGACCTAATAAAGGAAATGCTGATTTGGTAATGCTCAATGGTAAGGTGGTAGGAGCTGCAAATGTGGGACAAAATTTCACCAAAGACATTTATTTTTGGGGACGTCCTTCTTCTGCAGGAACCGGGTATGATGCCGCCAATTCTAGCGGAAGTAACAAAGGGCCTAGCAACGAAGAATATTTGCAGACAATAAAAGCTCGTATCGATACTTTTCTGGTTCATCACCCTTATTTGAAGCGAAATGAAATTCCTGCTGAAATGGTAACTGCCAGCGGATCAGGCCTTGACCCAGACATTACTCCTGAATGTGCATACGTTCAGGTAAAAAGAATAGCTTGGGCACGAGGCATGAATATATCGAAAGTAAAAGAACTAGTTGACAGTTCTATACAAAAGCCATTACTAGGGATGTTTGGTACACAAAGAGTAAATGTTCTCAAACTTAATGTTGCATTAGATGGAAATAATAAATAATTATTTAATTAATAAAATCATGAATAAAGAAGTTAAATCAACCCTTAGGACCTTGGTTATAATAGTCGCTTTTCTATGGGTAGCAACGTGTATCTGCAATGCACAAGAAAAGAGTAAAATAAATTTTACAACACAAGGTGATATAGTAAGCTCTTATGTATGGCGTGGAATGTATCAATCGGGTGCCGCTGTTCAGCCGACTTTGGGCATGAGTATAGGAGCCTTTTCGTTGACCGCATGGGGGAGTGTAGACTTAACCGGGCAAGGACATAAAGAAACCGACATTACAGCTTCTTATGTGATGAAAGGGGTTACCCTATCTCTGTCAGATTATTGGTGGGCAGGACAATCGGGCATTTACAATGATCGTGAGAATGGGAACAATCAATATTTCCATTTAAATAATCATCACACGGATCATATTCTGGAAGCAGGGATATCATATACTTTGCCAATTGAAAAAATGCCGTTAAGCTTTTCGTGGTATACAATGTTTTGGGGCGCTGATAAGAAGACCGGAAATGATGGTGAAATGCAAAATGCTTATTCGTCTCACGGAGAAGTGAGCTATCCATTTATCGTTAATAACGTCAATTTAATAGCAGCGCTGGGCGTAAGTCCTTTTGAATCGGCTGCCAATTATAAAAACAAAAGCTTTGCTGTTACAAATATTTCTCTAAAAGCTAGTCGGGATGTTTTTATTACAGATCGATTCAGCTTACCACTATTTAGCCAGATTATATGGAACCCAAACAGAGAGGATGTACATTTGGTGTTTGGAATAACGTTAAAGTGATATAGATGTCAATTTGGATTTTTTTCTTGAAATGTAGGAGAAAAAAAGTGATTAAAGAGCTAACATTGTGTCAGCCTTTAACCACTTTTCTTTTTATTGAGGTAATACCAAACGGTTATTTCACTCAAAGTCTTTCTAGTTCACTGCTGTTTTATGCAGTCGGATCTTTGGGTTTATCTCCTGTGCCGCCATCACCATTGGTATAATCCGTATCCGGAATAGCAGAGCGGGTAACGCTCATATCGCTCAGCGTTCGCTGAAAACTTTTTCCGGGAGTGAAAATAATCCGTTTCCTAATAATGTTTCCTGCGGTTACCTCTTTGGCCGAACTTGCACTTTTGGTACGAATAGTGGGA contains these protein-coding regions:
- the kdpB gene encoding potassium-transporting ATPase subunit KdpB is translated as MKNDEVSLFKKEQVIESLKQSFVKLDPRIMIKNPIMFTVEACTLVMLPVTFYSITNSSQGSFGYNLLVFFILFLTLLFANFAEAIAEARGKAQTDSLRKTLKETPAKKIEKGVVVTVSSALLKKGDVFICEAGDIIPSDGEIIEGLASIDESAITGESAPVIREAGGDKSSVTGGTKILSDQIKVLVTTEPGESFLDKMIALVEGASRKKTPNEIALTILLAGFALVFVIVCITLKPFGDYAGATLTIASLISLFVCLIPTTIGGLLSAIGIAGMNRALRANVITKSGKAVETAGDIDTLLLDKTGTITIGNRKATKFYPRQDKAMNIEMQNFVQSCMLSSVSDDTPEGKSIVALGRESGFRMRDLDTIGTHMVKFTAETKCSGIDLPDGTEIRKGAFEAIRKITEEANYPFPKEMEEQVHAISNNGGTPLVVCINKQVVGVIELQDIIKPGIQERFERLHKMGVKTVMVTGDNPLTAKYIAEKAGVDDFIAEAKPEDKMNYIKKEQDLGKLVAMMGDGTNDAPALAQANVGVAMNSGTQAAKEAGNMVDLDNDPTKLIEIVEIGKQLLMTRGTLTTFSIANDVAKYFAIVPALFMIAIPPLAALNIMQLHSPESAILSAIIFNAIIIPLLIPLALRGVQYKPIGASALLRRNLLIYGLGGVLVPFVGIKLIDIVVGLFF
- a CDS encoding K(+)-transporting ATPase subunit C, encoding MKDLIKSIKITFSFCVLFGVTYVFVLWAVAQFLGPNKGNADLVMLNGKVVGAANVGQNFTKDIYFWGRPSSAGTGYDAANSSGSNKGPSNEEYLQTIKARIDTFLVHHPYLKRNEIPAEMVTASGSGLDPDITPECAYVQVKRIAWARGMNISKVKELVDSSIQKPLLGMFGTQRVNVLKLNVALDGNNK